The Desulfosporosinus acidiphilus SJ4 genome has a window encoding:
- a CDS encoding CvpA family protein, which yields MNLIDILILGFILFGALNGYRKGLITSIISIISYLVGFMVASREYSPFLQWAEKYFPLHQWLEPIVYKTLLPLIQLKASTLEQQVLGNILGALPEEWRSVFASVNVSGQQMTQTIEQVTQRLAGVFTDRLLSLTAFAIVFYGIVLLVQLFMALLLKPLGSWGSSMNRGGGLFLGALSSIIGLSVFAGLISPLIKMGFGSSFTALLQNSASFPYLLKIFNEMDQAFSTQLSQKLIEPLIKEKGTWF from the coding sequence ATGAATCTAATTGATATCCTTATCTTAGGTTTTATCTTATTCGGTGCTTTAAATGGTTATCGGAAAGGACTTATAACTAGCATTATAAGTATTATAAGTTATTTAGTGGGTTTTATGGTTGCATCGCGGGAATATTCACCTTTTCTTCAATGGGCAGAAAAGTATTTTCCGCTGCATCAATGGCTAGAGCCCATTGTTTATAAAACGCTCCTTCCCCTGATTCAGCTAAAGGCATCAACCCTAGAACAGCAAGTTTTAGGAAATATTCTAGGTGCTTTACCGGAAGAATGGCGAAGCGTCTTTGCTTCAGTTAATGTCTCAGGCCAACAAATGACACAAACGATAGAACAGGTCACACAACGGTTAGCAGGAGTGTTTACAGACCGTTTACTCAGTCTTACTGCCTTTGCTATAGTTTTTTATGGTATTGTACTTTTAGTTCAACTATTTATGGCCCTCTTATTAAAACCCTTGGGGAGTTGGGGCAGCTCGATGAACCGGGGAGGAGGCCTTTTTTTGGGTGCTTTGAGTTCAATTATAGGTTTGTCGGTTTTTGCCGGCCTGATTTCTCCACTTATAAAAATGGGCTTTGGCAGCAGCTTTACTGCTCTTTTGCAAAATTCAGCGTCATTTCCCTATTTGCTGAAAATCTTCAATGAAATGGATCAGGCCTTTTCAACTCAACTTAGTCAAAAATTGATCGAACCACTCATAAAAGAAAAGGGAACTTGGTTTTAA
- a CDS encoding CBS domain-containing protein produces the protein MFVRQFMTTQVFTASPDESIADAMALMREKKIDRLPVVEKGTLVGFVTDGDLREVSPSPATTLSIFELNYLVAKTPIREIAIKKVITCHPDMGIEDAALLMREHKIGGLPVLEDDKLVGIITGYDILDAFLDIMGSRSPGKRFVIERKDAKGILLDIATTFKQFDTNVSSFAFYHLKENKVQLLAHLQGEQLSEVKSSLEEKGYTIR, from the coding sequence ATGTTTGTTCGCCAATTTATGACTACCCAAGTTTTTACGGCTTCTCCTGATGAATCCATTGCGGATGCGATGGCTCTCATGCGTGAGAAAAAGATTGACCGGCTGCCGGTTGTGGAAAAGGGAACGTTGGTAGGTTTCGTGACCGACGGAGACCTTCGGGAAGTATCACCGTCTCCGGCAACAACCCTCAGTATTTTTGAACTTAATTATCTTGTAGCGAAAACACCCATTCGGGAAATTGCCATTAAAAAGGTTATTACTTGCCACCCGGATATGGGCATTGAAGATGCAGCCTTGTTAATGAGGGAACATAAAATTGGCGGCCTGCCTGTTTTGGAAGACGATAAACTCGTGGGAATTATTACAGGTTATGATATTTTAGATGCCTTTCTGGATATTATGGGTTCGCGCAGTCCCGGCAAACGATTTGTTATTGAAAGGAAAGACGCGAAGGGTATTTTGCTGGATATTGCAACAACGTTTAAGCAATTTGATACGAATGTTTCCAGCTTCGCTTTTTATCATCTCAAGGAAAACAAAGTTCAGTTATTAGCACATCTTCAAGGAGAACAATTGTCTGAGGTGAAAAGCTCTTTAGAGGAAAAAGGATATACAATACGCTAA
- a CDS encoding aminopeptidase — MSIQKKNLAWEELLLSDREKQILKDYLAFLSEGKTERESWKILEQSAANAGFNPLSETKTFLTGQKVRLGVRNKAGILAIAGKRPLQEGFRLVAAHIDAPRLDLKPHPLYEDEGLAYLKTHYYGGIKKYQWTALPLAIHGVVVLADGQKREIVIGEDDDDPIFTINDLLPHLAKDQYDKKLREAIPGEGLNLLLGHIPAQREGDERVKSAILDILKEKYGMEEEDFVSSEFEIVPAGKARWAGIDKSFIAGYGQDDRICSFAAWKAIEEIESPEWTTVVLFADKEEIGSDSNTGMKARYLENFIAELLALQTGTYNGLMVRRSMANSKALSADVTAGFDPNFAEVMDKRNAAFLGRGVVICKYTGARGKAESNDANPEFLAEVRRIFNENKISWQTAELGKVDQGGGGTIAQFMAVYGMEVLDCGVGILSMHAPWEISSTADFVMLMRGYRSFLSSQ; from the coding sequence GTGAGCATTCAAAAGAAAAATCTAGCTTGGGAAGAGTTGTTACTATCGGATCGAGAAAAGCAGATTCTAAAAGATTATTTGGCATTCCTCAGCGAAGGAAAAACAGAAAGAGAATCCTGGAAGATTTTGGAGCAATCTGCTGCAAATGCAGGTTTTAATCCGCTTTCGGAAACGAAAACTTTTTTGACTGGGCAAAAGGTTCGTTTGGGCGTGCGTAATAAAGCAGGTATTCTGGCGATTGCCGGTAAACGTCCGTTACAAGAAGGATTTCGCCTAGTTGCCGCTCATATCGATGCACCTCGCCTCGATTTAAAACCCCATCCTCTTTATGAAGATGAAGGACTTGCTTATTTGAAAACGCATTATTATGGCGGGATAAAAAAATACCAATGGACGGCACTGCCTCTGGCCATTCATGGCGTGGTGGTGTTAGCTGACGGACAGAAAAGGGAAATCGTCATTGGGGAGGATGATGATGATCCTATTTTTACAATTAATGATTTGTTGCCGCATTTAGCAAAGGACCAATATGATAAGAAATTACGTGAAGCAATCCCAGGGGAAGGTCTGAATCTATTGTTGGGTCACATCCCTGCCCAAAGGGAAGGAGACGAACGCGTTAAAAGCGCAATCCTCGATATCCTTAAGGAAAAATATGGGATGGAAGAGGAGGACTTTGTAAGCTCTGAATTTGAGATCGTCCCGGCGGGAAAAGCTCGTTGGGCGGGTATCGATAAAAGCTTTATTGCCGGTTACGGACAGGATGACCGAATCTGTTCCTTCGCAGCTTGGAAAGCGATAGAAGAAATCGAATCCCCTGAATGGACGACGGTTGTTCTTTTTGCCGATAAGGAGGAAATTGGGAGCGACTCTAATACGGGAATGAAAGCTCGTTATTTGGAAAACTTTATAGCCGAACTTCTTGCATTACAAACGGGCACATATAATGGACTCATGGTTCGGCGGTCTATGGCAAATAGTAAAGCTCTTTCTGCAGATGTTACGGCAGGGTTTGATCCAAACTTTGCTGAGGTAATGGACAAACGAAATGCTGCTTTTCTGGGGCGAGGTGTTGTTATTTGCAAATATACCGGAGCAAGAGGCAAAGCCGAGTCCAATGATGCCAACCCAGAATTTTTGGCGGAAGTTCGACGAATTTTTAACGAGAACAAGATCTCCTGGCAAACGGCGGAATTAGGTAAAGTTGACCAAGGAGGCGGAGGGACCATCGCCCAGTTCATGGCAGTTTACGGCATGGAGGTTTTAGATTGCGGTGTTGGTATTCTAAGCATGCATGCACCTTGGGAAATTTCCTCAACCGCAGATTTTGTTATGCTGATGCGAGGGTATCGGTCATTTCTATCCTCTCAATAA